In one window of Henckelia pumila isolate YLH828 chromosome 1, ASM3356847v2, whole genome shotgun sequence DNA:
- the LOC140878117 gene encoding homeobox protein HD1, which translates to MQEQGVSMMGSGGFSDGSMAVSVEHHHQLKAEIATHPLYEQLLAAHVSCLRVATPIDQLPLIDAQLSQSHHMLQAYAQNNNHSLSPHERQELDNFLAQYLLVLCSFREQLQQHVRVHAVEAVMACREIEQNLQSITGATLGEGTGATMSDDEDELQMDFSLDQSMADGHDLMGFGPLLPTESERSLMERVRQELKIELKQGFKSKIEDVREEILRKRRAGKLPGDTTTTLKNWWQQHAKWPYPTEDDKAKLVEQTGLQLKQINNWFINQRKRNWHSGSQSATSLKSKRKR; encoded by the exons ATGCAAGAACAAGGGGTGAGCATGATGGGTTCTGGCGGATTTAGTGATGGGTCCATGGCGGTTTCCGTCGAGCACCACCACCAGCTCAAGGCGGAGATCGCCACCCACCCGTTGTACGAGCAGCTTCTGGCTGCACACGTGTCATGCCTGCGTGTGGCGACGCCTATCGATCAGCTGCCGTTGATTGACGCTCAGCTCTCTCAGTCTCACCATATGTTGCAGGCTTATGCTCAAAACAACAATCACTCGCTCTCTCCGCATGAAAGACAAGAGCTTGACAATTTCTtg GCACAGTATTTGTTGGTTTTGTGTTCATTCAGAGAGCAGCTGCAGCAACATGTCAGAGTCCATGCTGTTGAAGCTGTCATGGCCTGCCGTGAAATCGAGCAAAATTTACAATCTATCACTG GTGCAACTCTGGGAGAAGGAACTGGTGCGACTATGtcagatgatgaagatgagCTACAGATGGATTTCTCGCTAGACCAATCAATGGCTGATGGTCATGACTTGATGGGATTTGGTCCATTGCTTCCGACAGAATCAGAGAGGTCTTTAATGGAGAGAGTGAGGCAAGAACTGAAAATCGAGCTGAAACAG GGATTTAAGTCGAAAATCGAAGACGTGAGAGAGGAAATATTAAGAAAAAGAAGGGCCGGAAAATTACCTGGTGACACAACTACAACTCTGAAGAACTGGTGGCAGCAGCACGCGAAGTGGCCTTATCCAACT GAAGATGACAAGGCAAAGCTTGTGGAGCAGACAGGGTTGCAGCTGAAGCAAATAAACAACTGGTTCATCAACCAACGAAAGCGAAACTGGCACAGCGGCTCACAGTCGGCTACATCTCTCAAGTCCAAGCGCAAGAGATGA
- the LOC140875849 gene encoding bifunctional dTDP-4-dehydrorhamnose 3,5-epimerase/dTDP-4-dehydrorhamnose reductase, producing MGATANGSSAQPFNFLIYGRSGWIGGLLGKLCEAQNIQYTYGSGRLENRASLLSDIAAVRPTHVFNAAGVTGRPNVDWCESHKVETIRTNVAGTLTLADVCRENNLVLINYATGCIFEYDEAHPLGSGIGFKEEDTPNFIGSFYSKTKAMVEDLLKNYDNVCTLRVRMPISSDLSNPRNFITKITRYEKVVDIPNSMTILDELLPISIEMAKRNLTGIWNFTNPGVVSHNEILEMYRDYIDPGFSWKNFTLEEQAKVIVAPRSNNELDASKLKQEFPELMSIKESLIKYVFSPNRKTSVA from the exons ATGGGCGCCACTGCAAATGGATCATCGGCTCAGCCTTTCAACTTCCTGATCTACGGCCGGAGCGGCTGGATCGGCGGCCTGCTCGGGAAGCTCTGCGAAGCTCAGAACATTCAGTACACCTACGGCTCCGGCAGGCTCGAGAACCGGGCCTCACTCCTGTCCGACATCGCCGCCGTCCGACCCACGCATGTGTTCAACGCCGCTGGTGTCACCGGAAGGCCCAACGTCGACTGGTGCGAGTCCCATAAGGTGGAGACGATCCGCACGAACGTTGCCGGCACGCTGACGCTGGCTGATGTGTGCAGAGAAAACAATCTGGTGCTGATTAATTATGCCACGGGTTGCATTTTCGAGTATGATGAGGCGCACCCTCTCGGGTCAGGTATCGGGTTCAAGGAGGAGGACACGCCCAACTTTATCGGATCCTTCTACTCCAAGACCAAAGCTATG GTTGAGGATTTGCTAAAGAACTACGACAATGTTTGTACACTGCGAGTTAGGATGCCCATATCATCTGATCTCTCTAACCCACGGAACTTTATTACAAAGATCACTCGGTATGAGAAGGTCGTGGACATCCCAAACTCCATGACAATCTTGGACGAACTTCTTCCCATTTCAATTGAGATGGCAAAGAGAAATCTAACTGGGATCTGGAACTTCACTAATCCTGGAGTGGTCAGCCATAACGAGATTTTAGAGATGTATCGGGATTACATAGATCCTGGCTTCTCTTGGAAGAACTTCACCCTTGAGGAGCAGGCTAAGGTGATCGTCGCCCCAAGGAGTAACAACGAGCTTGATGCCTCCAAGCTCAAACAAGAATTTCCCGAACTCATGTCTATCAAGGAATCCCTCATTAAGTATGTGTTCTCCCCAAATCGAAAGACCTCTGTAGCCTGA